From a single Osmerus eperlanus chromosome 8, fOsmEpe2.1, whole genome shotgun sequence genomic region:
- the LOC134025489 gene encoding ankyrin repeat and SOCS box protein 2-like, giving the protein MKLDPLRNVPTSEATRSYSFISGEGERCVAWRRYDGTMYVTTEAEEFLDPVVKAIKTKSVGSLREMVKRGAPLTGRNKLGWLPLHEAAVHGTKECLDILLKANPEVIDRCTLKQQTPLFLAVLVDNVICVQSLLERGANPDIADKDKETPLYKACEGDNCEIVALLLDFGARVNKQCIQGWTALHEVVGRNNVEICEMLVKAGAKLSATNIYGISPVFVAAQSGHVQALTFLMNNGADINSCAHDGATALYEACKNGHGDIVELLLSQRADANKPTKAGLVPIHIAAQRGHHKIVSMLVPFTCKSKVRLSGISPLHLAAEHNNDDALEILIAAGFDVDARLSEERSAMHRDRRVTALYFAVANGNVNAAAMLLEAAADPNLDTFSPLLVAVRQGCIRMACLLVEHGADVNADLPTRPTSFPATVLFCIKHLSLLKYLMDNGCDATACFQCDHGTKPHPPMNTGSKDDLGLSHEEPGVQFCDIISSPSVCRWAGPIIDVLLDYVGNVQLCSRLTEHLDSYEHWVHIKEKSVPPSSLRQQCRLKIRQQVGIKRLKSIVTLPLPPRLINFLNHDE; this is encoded by the exons ATGAAACTTGATCCTCTCCGTAACGTACCTACATCGGAGGCCACCAGAAGCTACAGCTTCATCAGCGGTGAAGGAGAGCGCTGTGTGGCATGGAGGAGGTATGACGGGACGATGTACGTCACCACCGAGGCTGAAGA GTTTCTTGACCCGGTGGTCAAAGCCATTAAAACCAAATCTGTGGGCAGTCTGAGGGAGATGGTGAAGAGAGGCGCTCCCCTGACAGGGAGGAATAAGCTGGGGTGGTTACCTCTGCATGAGGCTGCGGTGCACGGCACAAAGGAATGCCTCGATATCTTACTTAAGG CCAATCCAGAGGTCATTGACAGATGCACACTGAAGCAACAGACCCCTCTCTTCCTGGCGGTGTTGGTTGACAATGTGATCTGTGTGCAGTCCCTTCTGGAAAGGGGAGCCAACCCCGACATTGCTGATAAGGACAAGGAAACCCCTCTCTACAAAG CTTGCGAAGGAGATAATTGTGAGATTGTGGCCCTGCTACTGGACTTTGGTGCCAGGGTGAACAAGCAGTGTATCCAGGGCTGGACAGCCCTCCACGAGGTCGTGGGTCGGAACAATGTGGAGATCTGTGAGATGCTGGTGAAGGCTGGAGCCAAGTTAAGTGCAACCAACATCTACggcatctctcctgtcttcgTGGCAGCCCAGAGTGGACACGTCCAAGCTTTGACTTTCCTCATGAACAATG GTGCTGATATAAACTCCTGTGCCCATGATGGGGCCACAGCTCTTTATGAGGCGTGTAAGAATGGCCATGGGGACATTGTGGAGCTCTTGCTTTCTCAGAGAGCAGACGCAAACAAACCAACCAAAGCCGGCCTCGTGCCCATTCATATCGCTGCTCAGCGCGGACACCATAA GATTGTATCCATGCTCGTTCCTTTCACCTGCAAGTCTAAAGTCCGTCTCAGCGGCATCAGTCCCCTTCACCTGGCCGCCGAACACAACAACGACGACGCCCTGGAGATCCTGATCGCGGCCGGCTTCGACGTCGACGCCAGACTGTCCGAAGAGCGCTCCGCGATGCACCGGGACCGGCGCGTCACGGCGCTCTACTTCGCCGTCGCCAACGGCAACGTCAACGCGGCCGCCATGCTGCTGGAGGCCGCGGCTGACCCCAACCTGGACACCTTCAGCCCTTTACTGGTCGCTGTGCGGCAAGGCTGCATCCGGATGGCGTGTTTGCTGGTGGAGCACGGGGCGGACGTCAACGCCGACCTCCCGACCCGCCCCACCTCTTTCCCTGCCACGGTCCTGTTCTGCATCAAGCACCTGTCCTTGCTCAAGTACCTGATGGATAACGGCTGCGACGCGACGGCCTGTTTCCAATGTGACCACGGCACCAAACCACACCCACCCATGAATACTGGTTCTAAGGATGACCTCGGTCTAAGCCATGAGGAGCCTGGAGTACAG TTCTGTGACATCATCTCCAGTCCCTCGGTCTGCCGCTGGGCAGGACCAATCATAGACGTGCTGCTAGACTATGTGGGGAACGTCCAGCTGTGCTCCAGACTCACTGAACATCTGGACAGCTATGAACACTGGGTGCACATAAAAGAAAAGTCAG TGCCTCCGAGTAGTTTGAGGCAGCAGTGCAGGCTGAAGATTCGACAGCAAGTGGGAATCAAAAGACTGAAAAGCATAGTCACCCTGCCTCTTCCCCCACGACTGATCAACTTTCTGAACCATGATGAATAG